A genomic segment from Triticum dicoccoides isolate Atlit2015 ecotype Zavitan chromosome 1A, WEW_v2.0, whole genome shotgun sequence encodes:
- the LOC119284414 gene encoding myb-related protein 2-like — MYHQHQGPSELFTTRTTFPMERHLFLHGGSTQGDSGLVLSTDAKPRLKWTPELHQRFVDAVNQLGGAEKATPKTVMRLMGIPGLTLYHLKSHLQKYRLSKNLQAQVNVGTNKNTIGCAIAADGMPGTSVPEMINTNAIPQPEKTMQIGEALQMQIEVQRQLNEQLEVQRHLQLRIEAQGKYLQAVLEQAQESLGKQNSGPANLEDAKMKISELVSQVSNECFGSGVTEIKESSSMHRLEPRQIQFMESSTNNCLTAAGGFINEHRLHSHGMLKAYDDSSIFCRKHSPDHEYQFSLNRSLSERKMGHLQNVNEYHKAEFGSESDMEIQQEYTTPQKNGRGSTASSASGSKERDADRLYLEEANCKRQAVEHSGFEHPSSGKKIDLNTQNTDDGDQGYRHFDLNGFSWS, encoded by the exons ATGTATCACCAACATCAGGGCCCTAGTGAGCTCTTCACTACTAGGACGACCTTTCCCATGGAGAGGCATCTGTTTCTGCACGGAGGAAGTACGCAAGGAGATTCTGGGCTAGTTCTCTCAACCGATGCAAAACCAAGGCTCAAATGGACACCCGAGTTACATCAGCGATTTGTAGACGCGGTCAATCAATTGGGTGGAGCAGAGA AAGCTACTCCAAAAACAGTCATGAGGCTTATGGGCATTCCAGGACTCACCTTGTATCATCTGAAAAGCCACCTCCAG AAATACAGGCTCAGTAAGAACCTCCAAGCTCAAGTTAACGTCGGGACAAACAAGAACA CCATAGGATGTGCAATTGCAGCTGATGGCATGCCCGGAACAAGTGTGCCAGAGATGATCAATACAAATGCCATTCCACAGCCAGAGAA AACTATGCAAATTGGTGAAGCCCTACAGATGCAAATCGAGGTGCAGAGACAATTAAACGAACAACTTGAG GTACAACGGCATCTGCAACTACGGATAGAAGCCCAAGGGAAGTATCTGCAGGCAGTTCTAGAGCAGGCACAAGAGAGCCTTGGAAAACAGAATTCGGGTCCTGCAAACCTGGAAGATGCAAAGATGAAAATATCAGAACTAgtctcacaagtatcaaatgaatgTTTCGGCAGTGGAGTTACAGAGATAAAAGAAAGTTCAAGTATGCACAGACTAGAGCCGAGGCAAATCCAGTTCATGGAAAGTTCAACCAATAACTGTTTGACTGCAGCCGGAGGATTCATCAATGAGCATAGACTACACAGCCATGGAATGCTCAAAGCATATGATGATAGTTCAATATTTTGCAGAAAGCACTCTCCTGACCATGAGTATCAGTTTTCCCTTAATAGAAGCCTAAGCGAGCGTAAGATGGGTCATTTGCAAAATGTGAATGAGTACCACAAAGCAGAGTTTGGAAGTGAAAGTGACATGGAGATTCAACAGGAATATACTACACCTCAAAAGAATGGCAGAGGCAGCACCGCCAGTTCGGCCTCAGGAAGCAAAGAAAGAGATGCAGACAGACTATATCTTGAAGAAGCAAACTGCAAGAGACAAGCGGTTGAACATTCCGGTTTTGAGCATCCAAGTTCTGGGAAGAAAATTGATCTGAACACTCAAAACACTGATGATGGTGATCAAGGGTATAGGCATTTTGATTTAAATGGCTTCAGCTGGAGCTGA
- the LOC119284439 gene encoding E3 ubiquitin-protein ligase SIRP1-like → MAEADITRYWCHECQQAVEEAMVEELKCPLCDGGFVEEMTLEQVEALVSQLSEQGPTQWDPLDNPFEQAGSPGDSDDEDNSDIGREFEGFIRRHRRASALRRVLDSIHDDLRDDRERDNSVLISAFNQALALQGAALDPDEDRGDNGNSNNDDGLLDEYVLGAGLSLLLQHLAENDPSRYGTPPTKKEAVEALPTVKIEEVVSCSVCLDDLDIGSQAKQLPCEHKFHSPCILPWLELHSSCPVCRFELPSDETKDLSEPSNVDRIENSHEEARADGPGNNGEDSNTNDREDSNRPWALVPWFNGLFSTPEPQTVRATLTDQQLPPASGTNPNAGHS, encoded by the coding sequence ATGGCAGAAGCTGACATCACGCGGTACTGGTGCCATGAATGTCAGCAGGCCGTCGAGGAGGCCATGGTGGAGGAGCTCAAGTGTCCGTTGTGTGATGGTGGGTTCGTCGAAGAGATGACCCTTGAGCAGGTTGAGGCATTGGTAAGTCAGCTATCAGAGCAAGGGCCAACTCAGTGGGACCCTCTGGACAACCCTTTTGAGCAGGCAGGATCGCCGGGGGACAGCGATGATGAAGATAATAGCGATATAGGCCGTGAGTTTGAGGGTTTCATCAGAAGGCATCGACGGGCATCGGCGCTGCGCCGTGTGCTTGACAGCATCCATGATGACCTTAGAGATGACAGGGAAAGGGACAACTCCGTTCTGATCAGTGCTTTCAACCAGGCCCTCGCTCTACAAGGTGCAGCGCTTGACCCTGACGAGGACCGAGGTGACAATGGTAACTCAAATAATGATGATGGTTTGCTAGACGAGTATGTCCTCGGGGCAGGGCTTAGTCTGCTTCTTCAACATTTGGCTGAGAATGACCCAAGCCGGTATGGTACTCCTCCAACGAAGAAAGAAGCAGTCGAAGCCCTGCCCACGGTCAAAATCGAAGAGGTTGTCAGCTGTTCAGTCTGTCTTGATGATCTTGATATAGGGTCCCAGGCTAAGCAGTTGCCTTGTGAACATAAGTTCCACTCACCATGTATCCTGCCATGGCTTGAACTCCATAGTTCCTGCCCAGTTTGCCGGTTTGAGCTGCCATCTGATGAGACAAAAGACTTGAGCGAGCCTAGCAACGTTGATCGAATAGAGAACAGCCATGAGGAGGCAAGAGCTGATGGCCCTGGAAACAATGGTGAGGACAGTAACACAAACGACAGGGAGGACAGTAACAGACCTTGGGCCCTTGTTCCTTGGTTTAATGGCCTATTCTCGACACCTGAGCCGCAAACTGTCAGAGCTACTTTGACTGATCAGCAGCTGCCTCCTGCTTCTGGAACCAACCCAAATGCAGGTCATAGTTGA